Proteins from a genomic interval of Leishmania braziliensis MHOM/BR/75/M2904 complete genome, chromosome 24:
- a CDS encoding putative 60S ribosomal protein L26, with product MVSIKCGSRRKARRAHFQAPSHVRRVLMSAPLSKELRAKYNVRAMPVRKDDEVIVKRGAFKGREGKVTACYRLKWVIHIDKVNREKANGSTVAVGIHPSNVEITKLKLTHHRKAILERKDRSSKSDKGKGKISAADKAMQQMD from the coding sequence ATGGTCAGCATCAAGTGTGGTTCCCGCCGCAAGGCCCGCCGCGCGCACTTCCAGGCCCCGAGCCATGTGCGCCGTGTGCTCATGAGCGCCCCGCTCTCCAAGGAGCTGCGTGCGAAGTACAACGTGCGTGCCATGCCCGTGCGCAAGGATGACGAGGTCATCGTGAAGCGTGGCGCCTTCAAGGGCCGTGAGGGTAAGGTGACGGCGTGCTACCGCCTCAAGTGGGTCATTCACATCGATAAGGTGAACCGCGAGAAGGCGAACGGCTCCACCGTGGCCGTCGGCATCCACCCCTCCAACGTCGAAATCACGAAGCTGAAGCTGACGCACCACCGCAAGGCCATCCTGGAGCGCAAGGACCGCTCGTCCAAGAGCGACAAGGGCAAGGGCAAAATCAGCGCCGCGGACAAGGCCATGCAGCAGATGGACTAA